The following are from one region of the Poecilia reticulata strain Guanapo linkage group LG7, Guppy_female_1.0+MT, whole genome shotgun sequence genome:
- the iqsec1a gene encoding IQ motif and Sec7 domain ArfGEF 1a isoform X2, whose product MPDRARVAFQSPRSPYLSVAYHQSLDLVSRCTDQPRGRCVEEPVYSGLNLTERMVDKIWRKSWHFFENRRSFRSKPSPRRASEHKSVVEGDGRPSESGPSLDGRANYGQGPVTHGSAISPDRFDGPLYSHGVQPGPQRPRRPKLQHSQSILRKQAEEEAIKRSRSLSESYELSADLQDKQVEMLERKYGGRFITRHAARTIQTAFRQYQMNKNFERLRSSMSENRMSRRIVLSNMRMQLSFEGPEKVHSSYFEGRQVSMTEDGTPLSMVQSERGDVEVHQQANMTSHPPPQADLTDAITELEDAFSRQVKSLAESIDDALNCRSLQGDEGPDPEAMGCSKVQGEVPYQMKSHRRPAGRMRDETVASYSDVTLFIDEDDMSHPAALRSGDQPSSTESDLRLQSVNSSQEYWPIDSKDEGRDTDTSCRSTPSLECQEQRLRVDHLPLLTIEPPSDSSAELSDRSDRGSVKRPPVYEPHGHIVTSSQASPKHISHGPPPRAPSRDDDAPLRHRHRQLESHLAINGSANRQSKSESDFSDGDNDSINSTSNSNDTINCSSESSSRDSLREQTLSKQTYHKETRNSWDSPIFSNDVIRKRHYRIGLNLFNKKPEKGIQYLTERGFIPDTPVGVAHFLLQRKGLSRQMIGEFLGNRQKQFNRDVLDCVVDEMDFQSMELDEALRKFQNHIRVQGEAQKVERLIEAFSQRYCICNPTVVRQFRNPDTIFILAFAIILLNTDMYSPNVKPERKMKLEDFIKNLRGVDDGEDIPRETLVGIYERIRKRELKTNEDHVSQVQKVEKLIVGKKPIGSLHHGLGCVLSLPHRRLVCYCRLFEVPDPNKPQKLGLHQREIFLFNDLLVVTKIFQKKKNSVTYSFRQSFSLYGMQVMLFENQYYPNGIRLTSAIPGADIKVLINFNAPNPQDRKKFTDDLRESIAEVQEMEKYRIESELEKQKGVVRPSMSQSSGLKKEAGNGGMNRASLDDSYAMGEGLKRSALSSSLRDLSEAGKRGRRSSAGSLDSNMEGSIISSPHTRRRPTTAREGSSRGHPSVPNSASTSILGSLFGSKRGKPSSQSQPPLPPPSHPTLISHKPHPTNLHHTAQVVHTVQAQLHGPHPQYGQVPQNPPPYHHHHHYHPPPHTQYHQHPAYSSHAHHHSQHGHYSQHPHHAQHSHHHGQQAGPAHGGHKPKHSGISTVV is encoded by the exons GAGCCTGTGTACTCTGGACTTAACTTGACTGAAAGAATGGTGGACAAGATATGGAGGAAGAGTTggcatttttttgaaaacagacGATCTTTTCGCAGTAAGCCATCGCCTCGTAGGGCTTCAGAGCACAAGAGTGT TGTGGAAGGAGATGGACGGCCCAGTGAGAGCGGTCCTTCCTTGGACGGCAGAGCCAACTATGGCCAGGGTCCCGTAACTCACGGCTCGGCCATCAGCCCCGACCGATTCGACGGCCCGCTTTACAGCCACGGGGTCCAACCCGGGCCGCAGAGGCCCCGTCGGCCCAAACTCCAACACTCGCAATCCATCCTCCGCAAGCAGGCCGAGGAGGAGGCCATCAAACGGTCTCGTTCTCTCTCTGAGAGCTATGAGCTCTCTGCTGACCTTCAGGATAAACAG GTGGAAATGCTGGAGCGTAAATATGGTGGAAGGTTCATAACTCGGCATGCAGCTCGCACCATTCAGACAGCCTTCAGGCAGTATCAGATGAACAAGAACTTTGAACGTCTCAGGAGCTCTATGTCAGAGAACCGTATGTCCAGGCGCATCGTTCTTTCTAACATGAGGATGCAGCTTTCGTTTGAGGGCCCTGAGAAAGTGCACAGCTCTTACTTTGAAGGGAGGCAGGTGTCCATGACGGAGGACGGCACCCCGCTGTCCATGGTGCAGTCTGAACGTGGGGACGTGGAAGTCCACCAGCAGGCAAACATGACGTCACACCCTCCGCCGCAGGCTGACCTGACCGATGCCATCACGGAGCTGGAGGACGCCTTCTCCAGGCAGGTTAAGTCTCTGGCAGAGTCCATAGACGATGCGCTGAACTGTCGTAGCCTTCAGGGGGACGAGGGGCCTGACCCTGAGGCTATGGGCTGCTCCAAAGTGCAGGGAGAAGTGCCCTATCAGATGAAGTCCCACCGCAGGCCAGCTGGACGGATGCGAGACGAAACTGTTGCATCGTATAGTGACGTTACTTTGTTCATCGATGAGGATGACATGTCCCATCCTGCTGCTCTGAGGTCAGGGGACCAGCCGTCCAGTACAGAATCAGACTTACGGCTGCAGTCAGTAAACTCCTCCCAGGAGTACTGGCCTATTGACTCTAAAGATGAGGGTCGTGACACAGACACTAGCTGCCGCAGCACTCCTTCTCTAGAGTGCCAAGAACAGCGTCTTAGAGTGGACCACCTCCCTCTTCTGACCATAGAACCTCCAAGTGACAGTTCAGCTGAGCTCAGTGATCGCTCTGACCGTGGCTCTGTCAAACGACCGCCTGTATACGAACCTCACGGCCACATCGTGACGTCCTCCCAGGCAAGCCCCAAACACATATCCCATGGACCCCCGCCACGAGCGCCCTCCCGCGACGATGACGCGCCTCTGCGCCACCGCCACCGGCAGCTAGAAAGCCACCTGGCCATCAATGGCTCAGCAAACCGGCAAAGCAAGTCTGAATCAGACTTCTCAGATGGGGACAACGACAGCATCAACAGCACATCGAACTCAAACGACACCATAAACTGCAGCTCCGAGTCCTCGTCGAGGGACAGCCTCCGAGAGCAGACGCTAAGTAAGCAGACCTACCACAAAGAGACTCGAAACAGCTGGGACTCGCCAATCTTCAGCAATGACGTGATCCGCAAGAGACACTACCGCATCGGCCTCAATCTTTTCAACAA GAAACCCGAGAAGGGCATCCAGTACTTGACCGAGCGGGGGTTCATTCCTGACACCCCGGTCGGTGTTGCCCACTTCCTACTTCAAAGGAAGGGGCTCAGCAGGCAGATGATTGGAGAATTTTTGGGCAATCGACAAAAACAGTTCAACAGAGATGTCCTGGA CTGTGTGGTAGATGAAATGGACTTCCAGAGCATGGAGCTGGATGAGGCCCTTAGGAAGTTTCAAAACCACATCCGTGTCCAAGGGGAAGCTCAGAAGGTGGAGCGGCTCATTGAAGCGTTCAG CCAGCGGTACTGCATCTGTAACCCCACGGTGGTGCGACAGTTTAGGAACCCCGACACCATCTTCATCCTGGCCTTCGCTATCATTCTTCTCAACACTGACATGTACAGCCCAAACGTCAAGCCAGAGAGGAAAATGAAACTGGAAGACTTCATCAAGAATTTAAGAG GTGTGGATGATGGGGAGGACATCCCCAGAGAGACTTTGGTCGGCATCTATGAGAGGATTCGCAAGCGAGAGCTTAAGACTAATGAAGACCACGTGTCACAGGTGCAGAAGGTGGAGAAACTCATAGTGGGAAAGAAACCA ATTGGTTCACTCCACCATGGACTGGGATGT GTGCTGTCGCTGCCCCATCGACGTTTGGTGTGTTACTGCCGCCTGTTTGAAGTGCCAGACCCCAACAAGCCTCAGAAGCTGGGCCTGCATCAGCGGGAGATCTTCCTGTTCAATGACCTCCTCGTG GTAACAAAGATTttccagaagaagaagaattcgGTTACATACAGCTTCCGTCAGTCCTTCTCTCTGTATGGGATGCAAGTGATGCTGTTTGAAAACCAGT ATTACCCAAATGGAATCAGACTTACATCAGCAATACCAGGTGCAGACATCAAAGTTCTCATCAACTTTAACGCGCCCAACCCCCAGGACCGAAAGAAGTTCACAGACGACCTGAGAGAGTCAATTGCAGAGGTCCAGGAAATGGAGAAATACAGAATAGAGT CCGAGCTGGAGAAGCAGAAGGGGGTGGTGAGGCCCAGCATGTCTCAAAGTTCCGGCCTGAAGAAGGAAGCCGGCAACGGGGGCATGAACCGCGCCAGTCTGGACGACAGCTACGCCATGGGCGAGGGTCTGAAGAGGAGCGCCCTCAGCAGCTCCCTGCGGGACCTCTCCGAAGCAG GCAAGCGAGGGCGTCGCAGCAGTGCAGGATCACTAGACAGCAATATGGAA GGGTCCATCATTAGTAGTCCGCACACACGTCGGAGACCTACAACAGCACGTGAGGGCTCCTCCCGCGGCCATCCCTCCGTCCCCAACTCGGCATCAACGTCCATCCTCGGGTCCCTCTTCGGCAGCAAGCGGGGGAAGCCCTCGTCTCAGAGCCAGCCCCCTCTGCCGCCGCCCAGCCACCCCACCCTCATATCGCACAAGCCGCACCCGACCAACCTGCACCACACGGCCCAGGTGGTGCACACGGTGCAGGCGCAGCTACACGGCCCACACCCCCAGTACGGCCAGGTCCCGCAGAACCCCCCGCcttaccaccaccaccaccactacCACCCGCCTCCCCACACGCAATACCACCAGCACCCGGCCTACTCCTCGCACGCGCACCACCACTCGCAGCACGGCCATTACAGCCAGCACCCGCATCACGCCCAGCACTCTCACCACCACGGCCAGCAGGCGGGCCCAGCACACGGCGGGCACAAACCTAAACACAGTGGCATCAGCACCGTAGTGTGA
- the iqsec1a gene encoding IQ motif and Sec7 domain ArfGEF 1a isoform X5 — MWCLQCNSEKTQSLLELELKGCVEGDGRPSESGPSLDGRANYGQGPVTHGSAISPDRFDGPLYSHGVQPGPQRPRRPKLQHSQSILRKQAEEEAIKRSRSLSESYELSADLQDKQVEMLERKYGGRFITRHAARTIQTAFRQYQMNKNFERLRSSMSENRMSRRIVLSNMRMQLSFEGPEKVHSSYFEGRQVSMTEDGTPLSMVQSERGDVEVHQQANMTSHPPPQADLTDAITELEDAFSRQVKSLAESIDDALNCRSLQGDEGPDPEAMGCSKVQGEVPYQMKSHRRPAGRMRDETVASYSDVTLFIDEDDMSHPAALRSGDQPSSTESDLRLQSVNSSQEYWPIDSKDEGRDTDTSCRSTPSLECQEQRLRVDHLPLLTIEPPSDSSAELSDRSDRGSVKRPPVYEPHGHIVTSSQASPKHISHGPPPRAPSRDDDAPLRHRHRQLESHLAINGSANRQSKSESDFSDGDNDSINSTSNSNDTINCSSESSSRDSLREQTLSKQTYHKETRNSWDSPIFSNDVIRKRHYRIGLNLFNKKPEKGIQYLTERGFIPDTPVGVAHFLLQRKGLSRQMIGEFLGNRQKQFNRDVLDCVVDEMDFQSMELDEALRKFQNHIRVQGEAQKVERLIEAFSQRYCICNPTVVRQFRNPDTIFILAFAIILLNTDMYSPNVKPERKMKLEDFIKNLRGVDDGEDIPRETLVGIYERIRKRELKTNEDHVSQVQKVEKLIVGKKPIGSLHHGLGCVLSLPHRRLVCYCRLFEVPDPNKPQKLGLHQREIFLFNDLLVVTKIFQKKKNSVTYSFRQSFSLYGMQVMLFENQYYPNGIRLTSAIPGADIKVLINFNAPNPQDRKKFTDDLRESIAEVQEMEKYRIESELEKQKGVVRPSMSQSSGLKKEAGNGGMNRASLDDSYAMGEGLKRSALSSSLRDLSEAGKRGRRSSAGSLDSNMEGSIISSPHTRRRPTTAREGSSRGHPSVPNSASTSILGSLFGSKRGKPSSQSQPPLPPPSHPTLISHKPHPTNLHHTAQVVHTVQAQLHGPHPQYGQVPQNPPPYHHHHHYHPPPHTQYHQHPAYSSHAHHHSQHGHYSQHPHHAQHSHHHGQQAGPAHGGHKPKHSGISTVV, encoded by the exons ATGTGGTGTTTGCAGTGTAATTCAGAGAAGACTCAGTCGCTGCTGGAACTGGAGCTAAAAGGCTG TGTGGAAGGAGATGGACGGCCCAGTGAGAGCGGTCCTTCCTTGGACGGCAGAGCCAACTATGGCCAGGGTCCCGTAACTCACGGCTCGGCCATCAGCCCCGACCGATTCGACGGCCCGCTTTACAGCCACGGGGTCCAACCCGGGCCGCAGAGGCCCCGTCGGCCCAAACTCCAACACTCGCAATCCATCCTCCGCAAGCAGGCCGAGGAGGAGGCCATCAAACGGTCTCGTTCTCTCTCTGAGAGCTATGAGCTCTCTGCTGACCTTCAGGATAAACAG GTGGAAATGCTGGAGCGTAAATATGGTGGAAGGTTCATAACTCGGCATGCAGCTCGCACCATTCAGACAGCCTTCAGGCAGTATCAGATGAACAAGAACTTTGAACGTCTCAGGAGCTCTATGTCAGAGAACCGTATGTCCAGGCGCATCGTTCTTTCTAACATGAGGATGCAGCTTTCGTTTGAGGGCCCTGAGAAAGTGCACAGCTCTTACTTTGAAGGGAGGCAGGTGTCCATGACGGAGGACGGCACCCCGCTGTCCATGGTGCAGTCTGAACGTGGGGACGTGGAAGTCCACCAGCAGGCAAACATGACGTCACACCCTCCGCCGCAGGCTGACCTGACCGATGCCATCACGGAGCTGGAGGACGCCTTCTCCAGGCAGGTTAAGTCTCTGGCAGAGTCCATAGACGATGCGCTGAACTGTCGTAGCCTTCAGGGGGACGAGGGGCCTGACCCTGAGGCTATGGGCTGCTCCAAAGTGCAGGGAGAAGTGCCCTATCAGATGAAGTCCCACCGCAGGCCAGCTGGACGGATGCGAGACGAAACTGTTGCATCGTATAGTGACGTTACTTTGTTCATCGATGAGGATGACATGTCCCATCCTGCTGCTCTGAGGTCAGGGGACCAGCCGTCCAGTACAGAATCAGACTTACGGCTGCAGTCAGTAAACTCCTCCCAGGAGTACTGGCCTATTGACTCTAAAGATGAGGGTCGTGACACAGACACTAGCTGCCGCAGCACTCCTTCTCTAGAGTGCCAAGAACAGCGTCTTAGAGTGGACCACCTCCCTCTTCTGACCATAGAACCTCCAAGTGACAGTTCAGCTGAGCTCAGTGATCGCTCTGACCGTGGCTCTGTCAAACGACCGCCTGTATACGAACCTCACGGCCACATCGTGACGTCCTCCCAGGCAAGCCCCAAACACATATCCCATGGACCCCCGCCACGAGCGCCCTCCCGCGACGATGACGCGCCTCTGCGCCACCGCCACCGGCAGCTAGAAAGCCACCTGGCCATCAATGGCTCAGCAAACCGGCAAAGCAAGTCTGAATCAGACTTCTCAGATGGGGACAACGACAGCATCAACAGCACATCGAACTCAAACGACACCATAAACTGCAGCTCCGAGTCCTCGTCGAGGGACAGCCTCCGAGAGCAGACGCTAAGTAAGCAGACCTACCACAAAGAGACTCGAAACAGCTGGGACTCGCCAATCTTCAGCAATGACGTGATCCGCAAGAGACACTACCGCATCGGCCTCAATCTTTTCAACAA GAAACCCGAGAAGGGCATCCAGTACTTGACCGAGCGGGGGTTCATTCCTGACACCCCGGTCGGTGTTGCCCACTTCCTACTTCAAAGGAAGGGGCTCAGCAGGCAGATGATTGGAGAATTTTTGGGCAATCGACAAAAACAGTTCAACAGAGATGTCCTGGA CTGTGTGGTAGATGAAATGGACTTCCAGAGCATGGAGCTGGATGAGGCCCTTAGGAAGTTTCAAAACCACATCCGTGTCCAAGGGGAAGCTCAGAAGGTGGAGCGGCTCATTGAAGCGTTCAG CCAGCGGTACTGCATCTGTAACCCCACGGTGGTGCGACAGTTTAGGAACCCCGACACCATCTTCATCCTGGCCTTCGCTATCATTCTTCTCAACACTGACATGTACAGCCCAAACGTCAAGCCAGAGAGGAAAATGAAACTGGAAGACTTCATCAAGAATTTAAGAG GTGTGGATGATGGGGAGGACATCCCCAGAGAGACTTTGGTCGGCATCTATGAGAGGATTCGCAAGCGAGAGCTTAAGACTAATGAAGACCACGTGTCACAGGTGCAGAAGGTGGAGAAACTCATAGTGGGAAAGAAACCA ATTGGTTCACTCCACCATGGACTGGGATGT GTGCTGTCGCTGCCCCATCGACGTTTGGTGTGTTACTGCCGCCTGTTTGAAGTGCCAGACCCCAACAAGCCTCAGAAGCTGGGCCTGCATCAGCGGGAGATCTTCCTGTTCAATGACCTCCTCGTG GTAACAAAGATTttccagaagaagaagaattcgGTTACATACAGCTTCCGTCAGTCCTTCTCTCTGTATGGGATGCAAGTGATGCTGTTTGAAAACCAGT ATTACCCAAATGGAATCAGACTTACATCAGCAATACCAGGTGCAGACATCAAAGTTCTCATCAACTTTAACGCGCCCAACCCCCAGGACCGAAAGAAGTTCACAGACGACCTGAGAGAGTCAATTGCAGAGGTCCAGGAAATGGAGAAATACAGAATAGAGT CCGAGCTGGAGAAGCAGAAGGGGGTGGTGAGGCCCAGCATGTCTCAAAGTTCCGGCCTGAAGAAGGAAGCCGGCAACGGGGGCATGAACCGCGCCAGTCTGGACGACAGCTACGCCATGGGCGAGGGTCTGAAGAGGAGCGCCCTCAGCAGCTCCCTGCGGGACCTCTCCGAAGCAG GCAAGCGAGGGCGTCGCAGCAGTGCAGGATCACTAGACAGCAATATGGAA GGGTCCATCATTAGTAGTCCGCACACACGTCGGAGACCTACAACAGCACGTGAGGGCTCCTCCCGCGGCCATCCCTCCGTCCCCAACTCGGCATCAACGTCCATCCTCGGGTCCCTCTTCGGCAGCAAGCGGGGGAAGCCCTCGTCTCAGAGCCAGCCCCCTCTGCCGCCGCCCAGCCACCCCACCCTCATATCGCACAAGCCGCACCCGACCAACCTGCACCACACGGCCCAGGTGGTGCACACGGTGCAGGCGCAGCTACACGGCCCACACCCCCAGTACGGCCAGGTCCCGCAGAACCCCCCGCcttaccaccaccaccaccactacCACCCGCCTCCCCACACGCAATACCACCAGCACCCGGCCTACTCCTCGCACGCGCACCACCACTCGCAGCACGGCCATTACAGCCAGCACCCGCATCACGCCCAGCACTCTCACCACCACGGCCAGCAGGCGGGCCCAGCACACGGCGGGCACAAACCTAAACACAGTGGCATCAGCACCGTAGTGTGA
- the iqsec1a gene encoding IQ motif and Sec7 domain ArfGEF 1a isoform X4 produces MWKFKAFCLDYWHVLCLHPHNNFYKSVEGDGRPSESGPSLDGRANYGQGPVTHGSAISPDRFDGPLYSHGVQPGPQRPRRPKLQHSQSILRKQAEEEAIKRSRSLSESYELSADLQDKQVEMLERKYGGRFITRHAARTIQTAFRQYQMNKNFERLRSSMSENRMSRRIVLSNMRMQLSFEGPEKVHSSYFEGRQVSMTEDGTPLSMVQSERGDVEVHQQANMTSHPPPQADLTDAITELEDAFSRQVKSLAESIDDALNCRSLQGDEGPDPEAMGCSKVQGEVPYQMKSHRRPAGRMRDETVASYSDVTLFIDEDDMSHPAALRSGDQPSSTESDLRLQSVNSSQEYWPIDSKDEGRDTDTSCRSTPSLECQEQRLRVDHLPLLTIEPPSDSSAELSDRSDRGSVKRPPVYEPHGHIVTSSQASPKHISHGPPPRAPSRDDDAPLRHRHRQLESHLAINGSANRQSKSESDFSDGDNDSINSTSNSNDTINCSSESSSRDSLREQTLSKQTYHKETRNSWDSPIFSNDVIRKRHYRIGLNLFNKKPEKGIQYLTERGFIPDTPVGVAHFLLQRKGLSRQMIGEFLGNRQKQFNRDVLDCVVDEMDFQSMELDEALRKFQNHIRVQGEAQKVERLIEAFSQRYCICNPTVVRQFRNPDTIFILAFAIILLNTDMYSPNVKPERKMKLEDFIKNLRGVDDGEDIPRETLVGIYERIRKRELKTNEDHVSQVQKVEKLIVGKKPIGSLHHGLGCVLSLPHRRLVCYCRLFEVPDPNKPQKLGLHQREIFLFNDLLVVTKIFQKKKNSVTYSFRQSFSLYGMQVMLFENQYYPNGIRLTSAIPGADIKVLINFNAPNPQDRKKFTDDLRESIAEVQEMEKYRIESELEKQKGVVRPSMSQSSGLKKEAGNGGMNRASLDDSYAMGEGLKRSALSSSLRDLSEAGKRGRRSSAGSLDSNMEGSIISSPHTRRRPTTAREGSSRGHPSVPNSASTSILGSLFGSKRGKPSSQSQPPLPPPSHPTLISHKPHPTNLHHTAQVVHTVQAQLHGPHPQYGQVPQNPPPYHHHHHYHPPPHTQYHQHPAYSSHAHHHSQHGHYSQHPHHAQHSHHHGQQAGPAHGGHKPKHSGISTVV; encoded by the exons TGTGGAAGGAGATGGACGGCCCAGTGAGAGCGGTCCTTCCTTGGACGGCAGAGCCAACTATGGCCAGGGTCCCGTAACTCACGGCTCGGCCATCAGCCCCGACCGATTCGACGGCCCGCTTTACAGCCACGGGGTCCAACCCGGGCCGCAGAGGCCCCGTCGGCCCAAACTCCAACACTCGCAATCCATCCTCCGCAAGCAGGCCGAGGAGGAGGCCATCAAACGGTCTCGTTCTCTCTCTGAGAGCTATGAGCTCTCTGCTGACCTTCAGGATAAACAG GTGGAAATGCTGGAGCGTAAATATGGTGGAAGGTTCATAACTCGGCATGCAGCTCGCACCATTCAGACAGCCTTCAGGCAGTATCAGATGAACAAGAACTTTGAACGTCTCAGGAGCTCTATGTCAGAGAACCGTATGTCCAGGCGCATCGTTCTTTCTAACATGAGGATGCAGCTTTCGTTTGAGGGCCCTGAGAAAGTGCACAGCTCTTACTTTGAAGGGAGGCAGGTGTCCATGACGGAGGACGGCACCCCGCTGTCCATGGTGCAGTCTGAACGTGGGGACGTGGAAGTCCACCAGCAGGCAAACATGACGTCACACCCTCCGCCGCAGGCTGACCTGACCGATGCCATCACGGAGCTGGAGGACGCCTTCTCCAGGCAGGTTAAGTCTCTGGCAGAGTCCATAGACGATGCGCTGAACTGTCGTAGCCTTCAGGGGGACGAGGGGCCTGACCCTGAGGCTATGGGCTGCTCCAAAGTGCAGGGAGAAGTGCCCTATCAGATGAAGTCCCACCGCAGGCCAGCTGGACGGATGCGAGACGAAACTGTTGCATCGTATAGTGACGTTACTTTGTTCATCGATGAGGATGACATGTCCCATCCTGCTGCTCTGAGGTCAGGGGACCAGCCGTCCAGTACAGAATCAGACTTACGGCTGCAGTCAGTAAACTCCTCCCAGGAGTACTGGCCTATTGACTCTAAAGATGAGGGTCGTGACACAGACACTAGCTGCCGCAGCACTCCTTCTCTAGAGTGCCAAGAACAGCGTCTTAGAGTGGACCACCTCCCTCTTCTGACCATAGAACCTCCAAGTGACAGTTCAGCTGAGCTCAGTGATCGCTCTGACCGTGGCTCTGTCAAACGACCGCCTGTATACGAACCTCACGGCCACATCGTGACGTCCTCCCAGGCAAGCCCCAAACACATATCCCATGGACCCCCGCCACGAGCGCCCTCCCGCGACGATGACGCGCCTCTGCGCCACCGCCACCGGCAGCTAGAAAGCCACCTGGCCATCAATGGCTCAGCAAACCGGCAAAGCAAGTCTGAATCAGACTTCTCAGATGGGGACAACGACAGCATCAACAGCACATCGAACTCAAACGACACCATAAACTGCAGCTCCGAGTCCTCGTCGAGGGACAGCCTCCGAGAGCAGACGCTAAGTAAGCAGACCTACCACAAAGAGACTCGAAACAGCTGGGACTCGCCAATCTTCAGCAATGACGTGATCCGCAAGAGACACTACCGCATCGGCCTCAATCTTTTCAACAA GAAACCCGAGAAGGGCATCCAGTACTTGACCGAGCGGGGGTTCATTCCTGACACCCCGGTCGGTGTTGCCCACTTCCTACTTCAAAGGAAGGGGCTCAGCAGGCAGATGATTGGAGAATTTTTGGGCAATCGACAAAAACAGTTCAACAGAGATGTCCTGGA CTGTGTGGTAGATGAAATGGACTTCCAGAGCATGGAGCTGGATGAGGCCCTTAGGAAGTTTCAAAACCACATCCGTGTCCAAGGGGAAGCTCAGAAGGTGGAGCGGCTCATTGAAGCGTTCAG CCAGCGGTACTGCATCTGTAACCCCACGGTGGTGCGACAGTTTAGGAACCCCGACACCATCTTCATCCTGGCCTTCGCTATCATTCTTCTCAACACTGACATGTACAGCCCAAACGTCAAGCCAGAGAGGAAAATGAAACTGGAAGACTTCATCAAGAATTTAAGAG GTGTGGATGATGGGGAGGACATCCCCAGAGAGACTTTGGTCGGCATCTATGAGAGGATTCGCAAGCGAGAGCTTAAGACTAATGAAGACCACGTGTCACAGGTGCAGAAGGTGGAGAAACTCATAGTGGGAAAGAAACCA ATTGGTTCACTCCACCATGGACTGGGATGT GTGCTGTCGCTGCCCCATCGACGTTTGGTGTGTTACTGCCGCCTGTTTGAAGTGCCAGACCCCAACAAGCCTCAGAAGCTGGGCCTGCATCAGCGGGAGATCTTCCTGTTCAATGACCTCCTCGTG GTAACAAAGATTttccagaagaagaagaattcgGTTACATACAGCTTCCGTCAGTCCTTCTCTCTGTATGGGATGCAAGTGATGCTGTTTGAAAACCAGT ATTACCCAAATGGAATCAGACTTACATCAGCAATACCAGGTGCAGACATCAAAGTTCTCATCAACTTTAACGCGCCCAACCCCCAGGACCGAAAGAAGTTCACAGACGACCTGAGAGAGTCAATTGCAGAGGTCCAGGAAATGGAGAAATACAGAATAGAGT CCGAGCTGGAGAAGCAGAAGGGGGTGGTGAGGCCCAGCATGTCTCAAAGTTCCGGCCTGAAGAAGGAAGCCGGCAACGGGGGCATGAACCGCGCCAGTCTGGACGACAGCTACGCCATGGGCGAGGGTCTGAAGAGGAGCGCCCTCAGCAGCTCCCTGCGGGACCTCTCCGAAGCAG GCAAGCGAGGGCGTCGCAGCAGTGCAGGATCACTAGACAGCAATATGGAA GGGTCCATCATTAGTAGTCCGCACACACGTCGGAGACCTACAACAGCACGTGAGGGCTCCTCCCGCGGCCATCCCTCCGTCCCCAACTCGGCATCAACGTCCATCCTCGGGTCCCTCTTCGGCAGCAAGCGGGGGAAGCCCTCGTCTCAGAGCCAGCCCCCTCTGCCGCCGCCCAGCCACCCCACCCTCATATCGCACAAGCCGCACCCGACCAACCTGCACCACACGGCCCAGGTGGTGCACACGGTGCAGGCGCAGCTACACGGCCCACACCCCCAGTACGGCCAGGTCCCGCAGAACCCCCCGCcttaccaccaccaccaccactacCACCCGCCTCCCCACACGCAATACCACCAGCACCCGGCCTACTCCTCGCACGCGCACCACCACTCGCAGCACGGCCATTACAGCCAGCACCCGCATCACGCCCAGCACTCTCACCACCACGGCCAGCAGGCGGGCCCAGCACACGGCGGGCACAAACCTAAACACAGTGGCATCAGCACCGTAGTGTGA